One genomic window of Saccopteryx bilineata isolate mSacBil1 chromosome 4, mSacBil1_pri_phased_curated, whole genome shotgun sequence includes the following:
- the LOC136334235 gene encoding C2 calcium-dependent domain-containing protein 4A-like, whose product MGLLGKLRASASGSEVPEPAFCNVLTPGRIPEFCIPPRLPAPCTSDSPPAAAAVPRRCAAEPDLWPRGADDGAGRTDWDPRSQAALSLPHLPRARTAYGFCALLESPHTRRKESLFLGDPAAIALRPRAHTYGGSGGKDATLGSHGEALAPAVPGGPCPLRNTLAPRPRGHRLLRAPEMLLNRALRARRSRGLTRARSVSSGDEDEDEERGSGSGSPARTLSASPPLPSGPRPERLEAEGTVSLGRAGGALRLAAEYSPASGRLRIRLLRPEGPAGGAAEPRAVGCRVSLVLQPAGKTRQQRSIVVRRSPRKALFDQDFCFDGLSEDEVRRLAVRVKAENRGRGLERGRLLGQGELLLGSLLLL is encoded by the coding sequence ATGGGGCTCCTCGGCAAACTCCGCGCCTCGGCCTCGGGCAGCGAAGTTCCGGAGCCGGCCTTCTGCAACGTGCTCACCCCGGGCCGGATCCCCGAGTTCTGCATCCCGCCGCGGCTGCCCGCGCCCTGCACGTCCGATTCCCCGCCCGCGGCCGCCGCTGTGCCCCGGCGGTGCGCGGCCGAGCCAGACCTGTGGCCCAGAGGTGCCGACGACGGCGCGGGGCGCACGGACTGGGACCCCCGCTCGCAGGCGGCGCTCTCGCTGCCGCACCTGCCCCGCGCGCGCACCGCCTACGGCTTCTGCGCGCTGCTCGAGAGTCCGCACACCCGCCGCAAGGAGTCGCTCTTCCTCGGGGACCCCGCAGCCATCGCGCTCCGCCCGCGGGCTCACACCTACGGTGGCAGCGGAGGAAAAGACGCCACCCTCGGGTCCCATGGCGAAGCCCTCGCTCCCGCGGTCCCCGGTGGCCCCTGCCCTCTCCGGAACACGCTCGCCCCGCGGCCCCGCGGCCACCGTCTCCTGCGTGCCCCCGAAATGCTACTGAACCGCGCGCTGCGGGCCCGGAGGAGTCGGGGCCTCACCCGCGCCCGCTCTGTGTCCAGCGGGGACGAGGACGAGGACGAGGAGCGCGGCAGTGGCTCCGGGTCCCCGGCTCGGACCCTCTCCGCGTCCCCTCCGCTGCCCTCCGGCCCGCGGCCCGAGCGCCTGGAGGCCGAGGGCACCGTGAGTCTGGGTCGCGCCGGCGGCGCCCTGCGCCTGGCCGCCGAGTACAGTCCGGCCAGCGGGCGCCTCCGCATCCGGCTGCTCCGCCCCGAGGGCCCGGCCGGAGGGGCCGCCGAGCCCCGCGCCGTCGGCTGCCGCGTCAGCCTCGTCCTGCAGCCGGCCGGCAAGACGCGCCAGCAGCGCAGCATCGTGGTCCGGCGGAGCCCTCGCAAGGCCCTCTTCGACCAGGACTTCTGCTTCGACGGGTTGTCGGAGGACGAGGTGCGCCGCCTGGCCGTGCGCGTCAAGGCCGAGAACAGGGGCCGCGGCCTGGAGCGGGGCCGCCTGCTGGGCCAGGGCGAACTGCTGCTGGGCTCCCTGCTGCTGCTCTGA